From Choristoneura fumiferana chromosome 7, NRCan_CFum_1, whole genome shotgun sequence, the proteins below share one genomic window:
- the LOC141429605 gene encoding solute carrier family 22 member 1-like isoform X1 codes for MTDNLLDKIYLDDVLAKFSLIGCYHAVTIVLLGTALVGEAFCFYNYVFIADNVRYKCADNASAYDVGQSNFSYGQNTTTAWCNSPMPCSQWIYEDPNSFVAEFHLACQEWKRTLVGTAHTVGYMFGITIVGSLSDRFGRRNIAVMTGVMAAVLGLTKSFVSVYWIYITIEFFEGAIADPYSPLYMLILETASTHSRANYASMSNVGLVIGGLLIALIKWLVPYWRTFTRVIYAPMLLYIFLIYLVDESPRWLLTKGKMSAVVKNIENAAKLNKLEIKENLSMLSCEKNASSNFVAVIVETLKSKSLLKRFFICIIWWNTCTFVDHGLTLNSVLLKGNKYFNYGLVASVRLPAALIAAIVLNKYKRKRPLVISFLACTVLCSSQPFMPKNQLWLGIMIYMASKLTSGMFFNITYIFTSELFPTYSRNSMHALCACLGRFGNIAATQMPLLVAYWSGLPIVIYGMMTFVAALVTTLVPDTANVSLPDTVRQAEALDELNSRVLPKRHTSQRTRISSASFN; via the exons ATGACGGATAATTTGTTAGACAAAATATACCTAGACGATGTGTTGGCCAAATTTAGTCTGATCGGTTGCTACCACGCGGTCACCATTGTGCTTCTGGGTACCGCATTAGTGGGTGAAGCATTctgcttttataattatgtGTTCATTGCTGATAACGTTCGATACAA ATGCGCTGATAATGCTTCAGCTTATGACGTTGGCCAGTCCAACTTTAGCTATGGACAGAACACAACAACGGCATGGTGTAATTCACCAATGCCCTGCAGTCAGTGGATTTATGAAGATCCAAATAGCTTTGTAGcagag TTTCACCTGGCATGTCAAGAGTGGAAAAGGACTTTAGTAGGAACAGCGCATACCGTTGGCTACATGTTTGGCATTACTATTGTAGGATCACTGTCTGACAG GTTTGGGAGGAGGAATATCGCAGTAATGACTGGTGTGATGGCCGCAGTGCTAGGACTCACGAAGAGTTTTGTCAGTGTTTACTGGATTTATATAACGATCGAATTCTTCGAAGGGGCAATAGCTGACCCATATTCACCGCTTTATATgctaa TTCTGGAAACGGCGTCTACACATTCGCGAGCTAATTATGCCTCTATGAGCAACGTCGGTTTAGTAATAGGTGGTCTGTTAATTGCTTTGATAAAATGGCTCGTCCCATATTGGCGAACTTTCACAAGAGTGATATACGCACCTATGCTGCTTTACATATTCTTGATTTACTTGGTTGATGAAAGCCCCAGATGGCTGCTAACTAAAGGAAAAATGAGCGCAGTCGTGAAGAACATAGAGAATGCtgcaaagttaaataaattagaaataaaagaaaacctaTCCATGCTGTCATGTGAAAAAAACGCGAGCTCAAATTTTGTGGCAGTGATAGTGGAGACTTTAAAATCTAAATCACTtttgaaaagattttttatatgtattatttggTGGAATACTTGCACTTTCGTAGACCATGGACTGACGTTGAATTCCGTGCtattaaaaggaaataaatattttaactacgGATTGGTGGCATCTGTAAGACTTCCAGCTGCGTTGATAGCAGCaattgtacttaataaatataagAGGAAAAGACCGCTGGTAATAAGTTTCCTTGCTTGCACGGTGCTGTGTTCCAGTCAGCCCTTTATGCCTAAGA ACCAACTTTGGCTTGGTATCATGATATATATGGCCAGCAAATTAACCTCAGGGATGTTCTTCAATATCACTTACATTTTTACTTCTGAATTATTTCCTACGTACTCGAGAAACTCTATGCATGCGTTGTGTGCATGCTTGGGACGCTTTGGGAATATAGCTGCTACACAGATGCCTTTgttg GTGGCGTATTGGTCAGGATTACCAATCGTTATTTATGGCATGATGACGTTTGTAGCGGCTCTTGTGACGACGCTCGTGCCAGACACGGCTAACGTTTCATTGCCAGACACGGTGCGTCAGGCAGAGGCATTAGACGAATTAAATTCCAGGGTTCTTCCAAAACGTCACACCAGTCAGCGAACGAGGATTAGTTCAGCAAGTTTCAATTAA
- the LOC141429605 gene encoding solute carrier family 22 member 1-like isoform X2 translates to MTDNLLDKIYLDDVLAKFSLIGCYHAVTIVLLGTALVGEAFCFYNYVFIADNVRYKCADNASAYDVGQSNFSYGQNTTTAWCNSPMPCSQWIYEDPNSFVAEFHLACQEWKRTLVGTAHTVGYMFGITIVGSLSDRFGRRNIAVMTGVMAAVLGLTKSFVSVYWIYITIEFFEGAIADPYSPLYMLILETASTHSRANYASMSNVGLVIGGLLIALIKWLVPYWRTFTRVIYAPMLLYIFLIYLVDESPRWLLTKGKMSAVVKNIENAAKLNKLEIKENLSMLSCEKNASSNFVAVIVETLKSKSLLKRFFICIIWWNTCTFVDHGLTLNSVLLKGNKYFNYGLVASVRLPAALIAAIVLNKYKRKRPLVISFLACTVLCSSQPFMPKNQLWLGIMIYMASKLTSGMFFNITYIFTSELFPTYSRNSMHALCACLGRFGNIAATQMPLWRIGQDYQSLFMA, encoded by the exons ATGACGGATAATTTGTTAGACAAAATATACCTAGACGATGTGTTGGCCAAATTTAGTCTGATCGGTTGCTACCACGCGGTCACCATTGTGCTTCTGGGTACCGCATTAGTGGGTGAAGCATTctgcttttataattatgtGTTCATTGCTGATAACGTTCGATACAA ATGCGCTGATAATGCTTCAGCTTATGACGTTGGCCAGTCCAACTTTAGCTATGGACAGAACACAACAACGGCATGGTGTAATTCACCAATGCCCTGCAGTCAGTGGATTTATGAAGATCCAAATAGCTTTGTAGcagag TTTCACCTGGCATGTCAAGAGTGGAAAAGGACTTTAGTAGGAACAGCGCATACCGTTGGCTACATGTTTGGCATTACTATTGTAGGATCACTGTCTGACAG GTTTGGGAGGAGGAATATCGCAGTAATGACTGGTGTGATGGCCGCAGTGCTAGGACTCACGAAGAGTTTTGTCAGTGTTTACTGGATTTATATAACGATCGAATTCTTCGAAGGGGCAATAGCTGACCCATATTCACCGCTTTATATgctaa TTCTGGAAACGGCGTCTACACATTCGCGAGCTAATTATGCCTCTATGAGCAACGTCGGTTTAGTAATAGGTGGTCTGTTAATTGCTTTGATAAAATGGCTCGTCCCATATTGGCGAACTTTCACAAGAGTGATATACGCACCTATGCTGCTTTACATATTCTTGATTTACTTGGTTGATGAAAGCCCCAGATGGCTGCTAACTAAAGGAAAAATGAGCGCAGTCGTGAAGAACATAGAGAATGCtgcaaagttaaataaattagaaataaaagaaaacctaTCCATGCTGTCATGTGAAAAAAACGCGAGCTCAAATTTTGTGGCAGTGATAGTGGAGACTTTAAAATCTAAATCACTtttgaaaagattttttatatgtattatttggTGGAATACTTGCACTTTCGTAGACCATGGACTGACGTTGAATTCCGTGCtattaaaaggaaataaatattttaactacgGATTGGTGGCATCTGTAAGACTTCCAGCTGCGTTGATAGCAGCaattgtacttaataaatataagAGGAAAAGACCGCTGGTAATAAGTTTCCTTGCTTGCACGGTGCTGTGTTCCAGTCAGCCCTTTATGCCTAAGA ACCAACTTTGGCTTGGTATCATGATATATATGGCCAGCAAATTAACCTCAGGGATGTTCTTCAATATCACTTACATTTTTACTTCTGAATTATTTCCTACGTACTCGAGAAACTCTATGCATGCGTTGTGTGCATGCTTGGGACGCTTTGGGAATATAGCTGCTACACAGATGCCTTT GTGGCGTATTGGTCAGGATTACCAATCGTTATTTATGGCATGA
- the LOC141429404 gene encoding solute carrier family 22 member 1-like isoform X1: protein MGDNLLDKIYLDDVLAKLSVLGPYHAVSFAWLTLALLFETMCYSSFMFIAEEVRYSCADNTSAYNISQSTKFSYEQNTTTAWCNSPMPCSQWIYEDPNSFVAEFQLACQEWKRTLVGTAHAAGYMLGIFFVGSLSDRFGRRNIAIVTGLTAAVFGLTKSFVSYYWIYIAIEFFEGAIADPYSPLYMLILEMVATGSRATFTSMSNAGLVLGGMSLALIKWLVPYWRTYTRVIYAPMVFYIFLIILVDESPRWLLTKGKKNTVVMNIENAAKLNKIEIKENLSTLSYEKETSSNFMAVIAKTFKSKSLLKRFFVCIIWWNTCTFVDHGLLINSVLLKGNRYVNYGVISFVRLPSALVSAILLNNYKRKGPLMLSFVACTVLCISHSFINQNQAWFGIAIYMASKLTSGMFFNITYIFTSELFPTYTRNSMHALCACLGRIGNIIATQMPLLAAYWSGLPVVIYGATSLVAALVTTLVPDTADVSLPDTVRQAEAIDSCKKGRTASF, encoded by the exons ATGGGGGATAATCTGTTAGACAAGATATATCTAGACGATGTGTTGGCGAAATTGAGTGTGCTTGGCCCTTACCACGCGGTCTCTTTTGCGTGGTTGACCTTAGCATTACTGTTTGAAACAATGTGTTATTCTAGTTTTATGTTTATTGCTGAGGAGGTTCGATACAG CTGTGCTGACAATACTTCAGCTTATAACATCAGCCAATCAACTAAATTTAGCTATGAACAGAATACAACAACAGCATGGTGTAATTCACCAATGCCTTGCAGTCAGTGGATCTATGAAGACCCAAACAGCTTTGTTGCAGAG TTTCAGCTAGCATGCCAAGAGTGGAAGAGGACTTTAGTTGGAACAGCGCATGCTGCTGGTTACATGTTAGGCATTTTTTTTGTGGGATCGCTGTCTGACAG GTTTGGAAGAAGAAATATCGCAATCGTGACTGGTTTGACTGCCGCAGTATTTGGACTCACGAAGAGTTTCGTTAGTTATTACTGGATTTACATAGCAATTGAATTTTTCGAAGGGGCAATCGCTGATCCGTATTCACCGCTTTATATgctaa TTCTGGAAATGGTGGCGACAGGTTCTCGAGCTACTTTTACCTCTATGAGCAACGCCGGTTTAGTACTAGGTGGCATGTCACTAGCTTTAATAAAATGGCTGGTCCCCTATTGGCGAACTTACACAAGAGTGATATACGCACCCATGGTgttctacatatttttgattatcTTGGTTGATGAAAGCCCCAGATGGCTGCTAACCAAAGGAAAAAAGAATACAGTTGTGATGAATATAGAAAATGCtgcaaagttaaataaaatagaaattaaaGAAAACCTATCCACGCTATCGTATGAAAAAGAAACGAGTTCAAATTTTATGGCAGTGATAGCGAAAACATTCAAATCTAAATctcttttgaaaagattttttgtttgtattatttggTGGAATACTTGCACTTTCGTGGACCATGGGCTGTTAATTAATTCAGTTTTATTAAAAGGAAATAGATATGTTAACTATGGAGTGATATCCTTTGTAAGACTTCCATCTGCATTGGTGTCAgcgattttattaaataactataagaGGAAAGGCCCTCTGATGCTAAGTTTTGTTGCTTGTACAGTGTTATGTATCAGTCACTCATTTATTAACCAGA ACCAAGCCTGGTTTGGGATCGCAATCTACATGGCAAGCAAGTTAACTTCCGGGATGTTCTTCAATATCACCTACATTTTTACTTCTGAATTGTTTCCTACGTACACTAGAAACTCAATGCACGCGCTGTGTGCGTGTTTGGGACGTATCGGGAACATTATTGCTACACAGATGCCTTTGttg GCAGCGTATTGGTCAGGATTGCCAGTCGTTATTTACGGCGCGACGTCTCTTGTAGCGGCTCTTGTGACGACGCTCGTGCCAGACACAGCTGACGTTTCACTGCCAGACACGGTGCGTCAGGCTGAGGCTATAGATTCTTGTAAAAAAGGACGCACTGCATCGTTTTAA
- the LOC141429404 gene encoding solute carrier family 22 member 1-like isoform X2, whose translation MGDNLLDKIYLDDVLAKLSVLGPYHAVSFAWLTLALLFETMCYSSFMFIAEEVRYSYEQNTTTAWCNSPMPCSQWIYEDPNSFVAEFQLACQEWKRTLVGTAHAAGYMLGIFFVGSLSDRFGRRNIAIVTGLTAAVFGLTKSFVSYYWIYIAIEFFEGAIADPYSPLYMLILEMVATGSRATFTSMSNAGLVLGGMSLALIKWLVPYWRTYTRVIYAPMVFYIFLIILVDESPRWLLTKGKKNTVVMNIENAAKLNKIEIKENLSTLSYEKETSSNFMAVIAKTFKSKSLLKRFFVCIIWWNTCTFVDHGLLINSVLLKGNRYVNYGVISFVRLPSALVSAILLNNYKRKGPLMLSFVACTVLCISHSFINQNQAWFGIAIYMASKLTSGMFFNITYIFTSELFPTYTRNSMHALCACLGRIGNIIATQMPLLAAYWSGLPVVIYGATSLVAALVTTLVPDTADVSLPDTVRQAEAIDSCKKGRTASF comes from the exons ATGGGGGATAATCTGTTAGACAAGATATATCTAGACGATGTGTTGGCGAAATTGAGTGTGCTTGGCCCTTACCACGCGGTCTCTTTTGCGTGGTTGACCTTAGCATTACTGTTTGAAACAATGTGTTATTCTAGTTTTATGTTTATTGCTGAGGAGGTTCGATACAG CTATGAACAGAATACAACAACAGCATGGTGTAATTCACCAATGCCTTGCAGTCAGTGGATCTATGAAGACCCAAACAGCTTTGTTGCAGAG TTTCAGCTAGCATGCCAAGAGTGGAAGAGGACTTTAGTTGGAACAGCGCATGCTGCTGGTTACATGTTAGGCATTTTTTTTGTGGGATCGCTGTCTGACAG GTTTGGAAGAAGAAATATCGCAATCGTGACTGGTTTGACTGCCGCAGTATTTGGACTCACGAAGAGTTTCGTTAGTTATTACTGGATTTACATAGCAATTGAATTTTTCGAAGGGGCAATCGCTGATCCGTATTCACCGCTTTATATgctaa TTCTGGAAATGGTGGCGACAGGTTCTCGAGCTACTTTTACCTCTATGAGCAACGCCGGTTTAGTACTAGGTGGCATGTCACTAGCTTTAATAAAATGGCTGGTCCCCTATTGGCGAACTTACACAAGAGTGATATACGCACCCATGGTgttctacatatttttgattatcTTGGTTGATGAAAGCCCCAGATGGCTGCTAACCAAAGGAAAAAAGAATACAGTTGTGATGAATATAGAAAATGCtgcaaagttaaataaaatagaaattaaaGAAAACCTATCCACGCTATCGTATGAAAAAGAAACGAGTTCAAATTTTATGGCAGTGATAGCGAAAACATTCAAATCTAAATctcttttgaaaagattttttgtttgtattatttggTGGAATACTTGCACTTTCGTGGACCATGGGCTGTTAATTAATTCAGTTTTATTAAAAGGAAATAGATATGTTAACTATGGAGTGATATCCTTTGTAAGACTTCCATCTGCATTGGTGTCAgcgattttattaaataactataagaGGAAAGGCCCTCTGATGCTAAGTTTTGTTGCTTGTACAGTGTTATGTATCAGTCACTCATTTATTAACCAGA ACCAAGCCTGGTTTGGGATCGCAATCTACATGGCAAGCAAGTTAACTTCCGGGATGTTCTTCAATATCACCTACATTTTTACTTCTGAATTGTTTCCTACGTACACTAGAAACTCAATGCACGCGCTGTGTGCGTGTTTGGGACGTATCGGGAACATTATTGCTACACAGATGCCTTTGttg GCAGCGTATTGGTCAGGATTGCCAGTCGTTATTTACGGCGCGACGTCTCTTGTAGCGGCTCTTGTGACGACGCTCGTGCCAGACACAGCTGACGTTTCACTGCCAGACACGGTGCGTCAGGCTGAGGCTATAGATTCTTGTAAAAAAGGACGCACTGCATCGTTTTAA